In Papaver somniferum cultivar HN1 chromosome 1, ASM357369v1, whole genome shotgun sequence, a genomic segment contains:
- the LOC113300150 gene encoding uncharacterized protein LOC113300150 translates to MIKKGNIRLFWSALITEHTVVSITNQVATVNVGGVLVSGIHAASLAADRKELWLELEQVNSMDLPWLLIGDFNTVLSVDEKNGGRTPLRVAMQDFHEALNVCNLIRAPSSGLQFTWSNNRAGSNRIVCTLDRSLFNLKWIGKYSGWNYKIEVRSISVHSPLLGSCVNIPKPKNVPFRVLKIWLEHEDFKSLIKEIWDEEVRGNPIQATNAITELEDANGTIITDQHQIAHFLEQYFEEKFKFKNVAFVDGVFDVIPEVVTSDDNNMLEGIYSSQEIKDVVFSLNADSSPRPDGFPGFFYRFAWEIIGEDLIKAIQYCWGKGVIPR, encoded by the exons ATGATAAAGAAAGGTAATATACGGTTGTTTTGGAGTGCTTTAATTACTGAACATACTGTTGTTTCAATTACTAATCAAGTGGCAACAGTAAATGTGGGTGGTGTTTTAGTTTCTGGTATACATGCTGCTTCTCTAGCTGCTGATAGAAAAGAATTATGGTTAGAATTGGAGCAAGTGAATAGTATGGACTTACCATggctgttaattggggatttcAATACAGTCTTAAGTgtggatgagaaaaatggagggaGAACACCTTTAAGAGTAGCAATGCAGGATTTTCATGAAGCTTTGAATGTTTGTAATCTAATTCGGGCTCCAAGTTCTGGTTTACAATTTACATGGAGTAATAATAGAGCTGGTAGCAACAGAATAGTTTGTACCTTGGATAGATCATTGTTTAACCTAAAATGGATTGGGAAATATTCTGGATGGaactataaaattgaagtgagaaGTATTTCAGTTCACAGTCCCTTACTAGGATCTTGTGTTAATATCCCTAAACCTAAAAATGTTCCATTCAGAGTACTAAAAATCTGGTTAGAACACGAGGATTTCAAGAGTCTGATAAAAGAAATATGGGATGAGGAAGTAAGAGGTAATCCAAT ACAAGCTACAAATGCTATAACTGAGCTGGAGGATGCTAATGGCACAATTATTACTGATCAACACCAAATTGCACACTTCCTAGAGCAATATTTTGAAGAGAAGTTTAAGTTTAAAAATGTAGCTTTTGTTGATGGAGTTTTTGATGTTATACCTGAAGTAGTTACATCAGATGATAATAATATGTTGGAAGGTATCTATTCATCTCAAGAAATCAAGGATGTTGTCTTTTCACTCAATGCAGATAGTTCTCCTAGGCCAGATGGCTTTCCAGGTTTCTTTTACAGATTTGCTTGGGAGATAATAGGTGAGGATTTGATAAAAGCTATCCAATACTGTTGGGGAAAAGGTGTTATACCAAGATGA